DNA from Musa acuminata AAA Group cultivar baxijiao chromosome BXJ1-5, Cavendish_Baxijiao_AAA, whole genome shotgun sequence:
ATGTAAAGCTGAATGGCAATAATGTGGTCCCAGTCTTTGAAGCATTGCCGAGCTTTAAAGATGTCCCTAATTCTGAGAAACAGAGTTTATTTATGCGAAAGTTGGACCTTTGCTGCGTTGTGTTTGACTTCACTGACCCATCAAAGAACCTGAAAGAGAAAGATATAAAGCGACAGACATTGTTAGAGCTTGTTGACTATGTGACTTCATCATCTGGGAAGTTTCCAGAGAATGTCATGCAAGAGATTGCAAAGATGGTGTCCGTCAACTTGTTTAGGACCTTGACTTCCCCGCCTCGAGAGAACATGATTCTGGAAAAAATTGATGCAGAAGAGGAGGAACCTGTAATGGACCCCGCGTGGCCTCACTTACAGATTGTCTATGAGTTCTTTCTACGTTTTGTTGCATCTCCGGAGACTGATGCTAAGTTGGCAAAAAGATATGTAGATCACTCCTTTGTTCTTAAGCTGCTCGATCTCTTTGATTCTGAAGATCCTAGAGAGAGGGAGTACCTAAAAACAATACTCCATCGAATCTATGGTAAATTTATGGTGCACCGACCGTTCATCAGGAAAGCTATTAACAACATTTTCTATCGGTTTATCTTTGAAACAGAAAAGCACAATGGGATTGCAGAGCTACTGGAAATTTTGGGAAGTGTCATCAGTGGATTTGCTTTGCCACTAAAGGAAGAGCATAAATTGTTCCTTCTCCGTGCACTAATCCCACTGCACAAGCCAAGGTGCATTGCTATGTATCATCAGCAGTTATCATATTGCATAACTCAATTTATTGAAAAGGACTGCAAACTTGCGGATACTGTTATAATGGGCTTGTTGAAATACTGGCCTATCACAAATAGTTCAAAGGAAGTAATGTTCTTGGGAGAGTTAGAAGAAGTCCTAGAAGCAACTCAGCCTGCAGATTTCCAGCGATGTATGGTTCCACTGTTTCGCCAGATTGCTCGCTGCTTGAACAGTTCTCACTTTCAGGTAGCTATCCTCTCATATTTCAGTTGTAATTTCAGATCATACTCTTATGTACCTCGTGCTTCATTCTGATTATATTTCTCATCCATGTATTTTTTTCCCATTTTTTCTTTTAGCTGTGTAACATAAGCTTTGTTTAGTAGACATcaccaaggtttaaaaaaaaaagagtcattGATTGGTATTGACTGGTATTTACTAGTACAACCATGATTCGGTACACAAACGACTGATATTTATCTTGCATGATAGGCTTTTGATAGCTGTCATCTTTTCTtctgttttttttcctttctctctTCTCACACAGTCTCTCCCTTTCTCTTGCTTTCGTGTATCTTTCTCTCCCTCCTCATCCTCTGCCTGTTCCTCCTCCTCACTGTCACCTCATTGctattcttcttctcctcctccatctcgtCCTCCTTCACCTTTTCCTCTCCCTAATTCCTTCTCTTATCTTTCTGCCCCTCCCCttttctctccctctttctcttggtCTGGATGACACTGACGTTTACTGAATGGTAGTATGTTTGTCTGTACCATAATTATGCTGATCAAGCCATTGACTGATATCGGGCATCAGACCTAGATTCTAAACCTTGGGTACCAAAAGGTAGATTGACTTGAAGTTTTGCATGCCTTTTCTAGGTTGTCTTGTAATGTCATTGTCTACAGTAGCATATATATAACACCACTGAGGTACCTGAGGTGGTGATATCACTCTTATTGCACTTGAAGGAGATCAGTTTTTAGCTAGAGGTTTTGATGAATTTGCATAATCTTCTATGCTACTAGCCTCTTGTTCTAGGGAGAGTCCTCTAAGTTTATAGGTCTCTTTTTACCATTGGTGTGACACTTAAGCCTCTCTAATAATACATATTAATTGTGGTTAGAGTGGCctgaatttttatattttatttcatttCTTAGTTGGGCAGACTTTTCTTTGCCTGAAATTGTCTTATGTAAACTCTGAGAGTGAAGGAGGATATTAAAGGGAGCCGGTTGTTCGCTAAAAGTTTACTTCACTTGTTCACTAGGAATTATACTCAAAATTCTGATCAAGTAAATCAAGCTTGAGATTAGATATTGTTCTAAGTATTGGTAATTCAATATGGGCTGTGCTGTTCATGCTCATATTTGGATCATTAATTTCATATGAGTTCTTCTATGTGGTATGCTATGTTGCTTCCTTATAGGAATAGTGCTCTATTATGCTTATGTCCAATTTTTTCATATGATTTGCCATCTCATTCATTAGATTCCAATGTGATAATTTATTACCCAGTTACCTGTGCAAAAACTAGGCCTGGATCTTCTAATACTCGGAAACATCTGAATCTGGACCAAGGTGTTACAGACTTGCAGTTTCACCCATATCTAATATTAGATATGTTTGTTTATTAGGGGGAAAATAGTTATATAGAGAGCAGatagtttatgatttaattaaaatAGGGTTCCAGAGCTGACGAACGATGTCTCTCAATCAACAGGAGGCTTTTTCAGCTTTCACTCTCTTttcttatttctttcattttctactGTGCTCCATTTACTCTTAATTATGTTGATTTCGCAATCATATACTTGCTGAACTTGCCGCCTTCAGTTTGACATAGTTGTTTTTGCTTCCTTGCAATGTTCAGCattttcctctctccctctctttctgTCACCAAACTTTCattttcttctttccttcttccctttCCCTAGGTAATTTCGAACTTTCAGCTTTTAGGCAGATGCCTAGAAGGGGCATTATTGTAAGAAATATTTGATTATGCATTTTGAAACAAGAATGAGGATAGTCTATTGTTCATAGAAATATGCTAGAAGACATTGATAATGCACATTTTATGAGTATGCTGATTGTTTGAGCAGGAACAGGAAGTTGTCTCATATGTCGTACCTAGGGTAGGCTCAGTCAGAATGAAAAAAATGTTTATATGGGACATCAAATGCATTCTAAGATCGGTATGCGTTGATATACATGCTAAGCTTAATGCAAAAGACCAGTGTAATGGGATGAAATCTTCTTAAAACTGCCCTTATCTGCTTCAAAATCTTTCTGTGACACCTCTTCAGTCCACTTAACTTATCTCTAATGTTTCAGCTGTTAAATGCCATGGATTATGCAATATATATAGTTCTCGAAGAGTTGCAAAGAAGTCCACAAATTCTGATTGTCACTAAGAAACCGTTTTACGTGGCCAAAAGACTTGGGTGTGATTACTTTCTAATTTCAGAATATGTTCCAAGAAAATTGAGAACTATAGTAAATATGTTTAATAACAGAAAGCTATTTGTCATTTTTCTAATTTTTGTATAGGCCTTGGAGAAAGTTTCAGATCATCTCATGTTCTTATTTAAGCACATTATCACTGTTGCCATTGTCACTATCATCACCTTTGCCACTGTGTTTTGCACCTCAACAATAAAATGACTACTACTGCCACTCGTCTCAGTCACCACTGCCACTACTGTCACCTTCGTGGCCATTGCTAACAGCATTGCCAATActgtggttgtcattatcaacctATCACCATCATGACCGCCTCCAACACTACACCTTTTCTGCTGCCACCATACCACTACAATATCTCACCACTATCATGGTTGCTATCACTTGTAGTTCATGCCACTAGCATCACCATCACCTTCACCAGGCCTTGAGGGCTTGTGTCAACACTTTGTATTAACTTCAACTATATGAGCAATGAATATTATGCATCAGTATAGGTGCCTTGAAGACTTGTATCTCTACTTTATATTAACTTCAACTAGTCAATGGGATAATGGTAAATTAACCCTTGAACCACCAAACTTCCAGTGGTCATATGCATTTCACAAACTTTTGATTTGTGTTGGTTCGGTGCTTTGAACTGATCTAGAGAAATACTTATCCTAATTATTGCACATACACACTGTATAAAATTAGAGGATAGGATGATATTCTGTTTAGTCGGTCATTGGATGAGTTGCACAGTCAACATTGTTTTCTCCTGTTGAAGTTTTTTCATGAGATCTATTTGTTTCTGCATAC
Protein-coding regions in this window:
- the LOC135674574 gene encoding serine/threonine protein phosphatase 2A 57 kDa regulatory subunit B' theta isoform-like — encoded protein: MIKQILNRLPRKPSKSSDSRDSVGGPTPQSSSSSTSSRNGDLQASRITNLNSQAPPGLSPGLNHQNKYDPAVNVKLNGNNVVPVFEALPSFKDVPNSEKQSLFMRKLDLCCVVFDFTDPSKNLKEKDIKRQTLLELVDYVTSSSGKFPENVMQEIAKMVSVNLFRTLTSPPRENMILEKIDAEEEEPVMDPAWPHLQIVYEFFLRFVASPETDAKLAKRYVDHSFVLKLLDLFDSEDPREREYLKTILHRIYGKFMVHRPFIRKAINNIFYRFIFETEKHNGIAELLEILGSVISGFALPLKEEHKLFLLRALIPLHKPRCIAMYHQQLSYCITQFIEKDCKLADTVIMGLLKYWPITNSSKEVMFLGELEEVLEATQPADFQRCMVPLFRQIARCLNSSHFQVAERALFLWNNDHIENLIKQNCKGLLPIIFPALERNTRTHWNQAVKSLTLNVCKIFSDHDPDLVAECLKKFEEDEAKNKDIMSKREATWKRLEEVAASRAASRESVTVPRVVPFRASSG